A window of the Gemmatimonadota bacterium genome harbors these coding sequences:
- a CDS encoding valine--tRNA ligase — protein MPPDIPARLDPKSLEAARYREWLDGGYFRADPRRVLEEGADPYVIVIPPPNVTAVLHMGHGLNASVQDVLVRWMRMSGCAALWVPGTDHAGIATQNVVERRLARRGIDRHRLGRERFVEEVWDFVRETGPRILDQLRAIGASCDWDRTCFTLDDGLSRAVRTVFAHLHSKGLVYRGEYLINWCSRCRTALSNEEAESREVTGMLWNLRYPLDPGVSERASAAHADGADSLGRLPDGRWYLTVSTTRPETMLGDTGVAVHPEDERYSALVGTEVELPLTGRSIPLVADEHVNPDFGSGMVKVTPAHDPNDFEIARRIGLESLSVLDEDGRVSGAAPSRFHALASGEARKAVLDELDALGLVGGREEIVHGVPHCYRCDTVVEPRLSKQWFVRMKPLAEPALRAWRDGEVTFTPERWGKVYEHWMENIRDWCISRQLWWGHRIPVWYCGCGEEIVALEDPSCCPACGSSDIEQDPDVLDTWFSSQLWPFSVFGWPERNPDLEAFYPGHTMVTAPEILFFWVARMIMMGIEFEGEAPFSQVYLHGTVRDALGRKMSKSLGNGIDPLEVVESHGADAMRYTLISQCAVGTDINLDHTNVESAFASGRNFANKIWNAGRFAIGALGDDPILGRGRVETHLRDEDRWILSRTGAATRSVTRSLERFRLHEVAETLYRFFWGELCDWYLELVKERLKGEAGADREAARTTLTTVLDLGLRLLHPLMPFVTSEVWSRLPTREGDERAPDLMVAAWPGVEDLREDLEAETRVGTLVEVISFVRRMRREYGAPAHSPVEIHVGGAPEWLGEMLGRDRRRLWRLARIEKVAFSEKAVGSVTGQGAGDVRGSTDERPNAQGARAAGAHAVVGGLDLFIPLSGLIDIESEIARLTRMIGDVEGRLAGSGRRLANPGFVSKAPAAVVEKERRRFEELGKEIAGLREKLEGLGGAE, from the coding sequence GTGCCCCCCGACATCCCCGCCCGTCTCGACCCGAAGAGCCTTGAGGCCGCCCGCTACCGGGAATGGCTCGACGGCGGGTATTTCCGTGCGGATCCTCGTCGTGTTCTGGAGGAGGGCGCCGACCCCTACGTAATCGTGATCCCGCCCCCGAACGTGACCGCCGTGCTTCACATGGGTCACGGCCTCAACGCATCGGTTCAGGACGTGCTCGTCCGTTGGATGCGCATGAGCGGGTGCGCGGCTCTCTGGGTTCCGGGGACTGACCACGCCGGCATCGCGACCCAGAACGTGGTCGAACGCCGACTCGCGAGGCGGGGGATCGACCGGCACCGACTGGGCCGGGAGCGCTTCGTGGAGGAGGTTTGGGACTTCGTGCGCGAGACGGGTCCGCGCATCCTCGACCAACTGCGGGCGATCGGCGCCTCGTGCGACTGGGACCGCACCTGCTTCACGCTCGACGACGGTCTTTCCCGTGCGGTGCGGACCGTCTTCGCGCATCTCCACTCGAAGGGGCTCGTCTACCGGGGCGAGTACCTCATCAACTGGTGTTCGCGCTGCCGCACGGCTCTCTCCAACGAGGAGGCCGAGAGCCGAGAGGTGACCGGCATGCTCTGGAACCTGCGCTATCCGCTCGATCCCGGGGTGTCGGAGAGGGCGAGCGCGGCCCACGCGGACGGGGCCGACTCTCTGGGCAGGCTGCCGGACGGACGCTGGTATCTCACCGTGTCCACCACCCGTCCCGAGACCATGCTGGGCGATACCGGCGTCGCCGTGCATCCCGAGGACGAACGCTACTCGGCTCTCGTCGGGACGGAGGTCGAACTCCCCCTGACCGGCCGAAGCATCCCCCTCGTGGCCGACGAACATGTCAACCCGGACTTCGGTTCAGGTATGGTGAAGGTCACGCCGGCCCACGACCCCAACGACTTCGAGATCGCTCGCCGCATAGGGCTGGAATCTCTGAGCGTACTCGACGAAGACGGTCGGGTCTCGGGAGCCGCGCCCTCCCGCTTCCACGCCCTGGCGAGCGGGGAGGCCCGCAAGGCGGTGCTCGATGAACTCGATGCTCTCGGGCTCGTCGGCGGCCGGGAGGAGATCGTCCACGGGGTCCCGCACTGCTACCGCTGCGACACCGTGGTGGAACCGCGCCTCTCCAAGCAATGGTTCGTGCGCATGAAACCCTTGGCCGAACCGGCTCTCCGAGCCTGGCGCGACGGCGAGGTGACCTTCACCCCCGAGCGCTGGGGCAAGGTCTACGAGCACTGGATGGAGAACATCCGCGACTGGTGCATCTCCCGGCAGCTCTGGTGGGGACACCGCATCCCGGTATGGTACTGCGGCTGCGGCGAGGAGATCGTCGCGCTGGAGGATCCCTCGTGCTGCCCCGCCTGCGGCTCCTCCGATATCGAGCAGGATCCGGACGTGCTCGACACCTGGTTCAGCTCGCAGCTCTGGCCCTTCAGCGTCTTCGGCTGGCCGGAGAGGAATCCCGACCTTGAGGCCTTCTACCCAGGTCACACCATGGTCACGGCCCCGGAAATCCTCTTCTTCTGGGTGGCGCGCATGATCATGATGGGGATCGAGTTCGAGGGGGAAGCGCCCTTCAGCCAGGTCTACCTCCACGGCACCGTCCGTGACGCGCTGGGACGCAAGATGTCGAAGTCGCTGGGCAACGGCATCGATCCGCTGGAGGTGGTCGAGAGCCACGGTGCCGACGCCATGCGCTACACGCTCATCTCCCAGTGCGCGGTCGGGACCGACATCAACCTCGACCACACGAACGTGGAGTCGGCCTTCGCGAGCGGTCGCAACTTCGCGAACAAGATCTGGAATGCGGGCCGTTTCGCGATCGGCGCCCTCGGGGACGACCCGATACTCGGACGGGGTCGGGTCGAGACCCATCTCCGCGACGAGGACCGTTGGATACTCTCCCGGACCGGCGCGGCGACCCGTTCCGTCACACGTTCGTTGGAGCGCTTTCGGCTTCACGAGGTTGCGGAAACCCTCTACCGCTTCTTCTGGGGGGAGCTCTGCGACTGGTACCTGGAGCTCGTCAAGGAAAGACTCAAGGGTGAAGCCGGCGCTGATCGTGAGGCCGCCCGCACGACCCTGACGACGGTTCTCGACCTGGGGCTCCGCCTGCTCCACCCCCTCATGCCCTTCGTGACCTCGGAGGTGTGGTCCAGGCTGCCGACCCGGGAGGGGGACGAACGAGCTCCCGACCTCATGGTCGCCGCTTGGCCCGGGGTGGAAGATCTCCGTGAAGATCTCGAGGCGGAAACGCGGGTGGGAACCCTTGTCGAAGTGATCTCCTTCGTGCGTCGGATGCGGCGCGAGTACGGGGCGCCCGCCCACAGCCCCGTCGAAATCCATGTCGGCGGAGCTCCCGAGTGGTTGGGAGAGATGCTCGGTCGCGACCGGCGAAGGCTCTGGAGGCTCGCTCGAATCGAGAAAGTGGCGTTCTCGGAGAAGGCGGTTGGTTCGGTTACCGGGCAGGGCGCTGGGGACGTGCGCGGCTCGACGGACGAGAGGCCGAACGCTCAGGGCGCGCGCGCCGCCGGAGCGCACGCGGTCGTGGGCGGCCTCGATCTCTTCATCCCACTGTCCGGGCTCATCGACATCGAGTCGGAGATCGCACGTCTGACCAGGATGATCGGCGACGTGGAGGGAAGGCTTGCCGGCTCGGGCAGACGGCTGGCGAACCCAGGCTTCGTCTCGAAGGCGCCGGCTGCGGTCGTGGAGAAGGAACGCAGGCGCTTCGAGGAGCTCGGGAAGGAGATCGCGGGGCTGCGCGAGAAGCTCGAAGGGCTGGGGGGCGCGGAATGA
- the ccmA gene encoding heme ABC exporter ATP-binding protein CcmA has product MKELLRAEGLTKRYGPIKAVDGIDLDLAAGDVLAIFGPNGAGKSSLLHMLAGTARPTSGRVTLGDGARADGGGAPIGRGLLSHSGFLYGQLSAEENLRFYGRLHGLKRTEARVSEQLERVGLAGRAGSRVSELSHGMKRRLALARCLLHEPEIVLLDEPYTGLDPSAARLLRGILDELRDGRRSIVLVTHNLTQGLAMATRVAICVRGRFAWEGERAELPSDPLLFYHHVVDGGGVSRASRG; this is encoded by the coding sequence GTGAAAGAACTGCTCCGCGCCGAGGGACTCACCAAGCGCTACGGTCCGATCAAGGCCGTCGACGGCATCGATCTCGATCTCGCGGCCGGAGACGTGCTCGCGATCTTCGGCCCTAACGGCGCAGGCAAGTCCTCGCTGCTGCACATGCTCGCCGGAACCGCGCGTCCCACATCCGGACGCGTGACGCTGGGAGACGGAGCCCGAGCGGACGGCGGCGGGGCCCCAATCGGCAGGGGACTGCTCTCCCATTCGGGATTTCTCTACGGCCAGCTTTCAGCCGAGGAGAACCTGCGTTTCTACGGACGCCTCCACGGACTGAAGCGTACCGAAGCCCGGGTCTCCGAACAGCTCGAACGCGTCGGACTCGCGGGCCGCGCCGGCTCTCGCGTATCCGAGCTCTCGCACGGGATGAAGCGTCGGCTCGCTCTCGCGCGCTGCCTCCTCCACGAACCGGAGATCGTCCTTCTCGACGAACCTTACACCGGTCTCGATCCGAGTGCGGCCCGGCTGCTCAGAGGAATCCTGGACGAGCTCCGTGACGGTCGCCGCAGCATCGTCCTCGTCACCCACAACCTGACTCAGGGCCTGGCGATGGCGACCCGGGTGGCGATCTGCGTTCGCGGTCGTTTCGCGTGGGAGGGCGAACGGGCGGAGCTTCCTTCCGACCCACTTTTGTTCTACCATCACGTGGTGGATGGGGGAGGCGTCTCGAGGGCGTCTCGGGGGTAG
- a CDS encoding heme lyase CcmF/NrfE family subunit: MTLLGELALWAALPIAAYGAVVGFLGARRSEGDLVLSAENTVHVLFLLIALASAGIVAAFLGDRFEYWYVSNYSNASLDIFYKATGLWAGQRGSLLFWALLLTAFSSLCIFLNRKRNREFMPYVAATLSSVILFFVVVLLFADVNPFEKLPFAPADGRGLNPQLQNYWMTIHPPMLYIGFTSFTIPFAFGMAALLGGHLDSRWIRLTRRWILVSWLFLSVGIIMGMRWAYEELGWGGYWFWDPVENASLLPWLTATAFLHSIQIQERRGMLKLWNMSLLLVTFLLTIFATFLTRSGLIESVHAFAQELRIAYIFLGFMLLVLAVCAALIVWRRGELRSENEVGSFLSRESAFLFNNLILLGAAFAVMWGTMFPLVSEGITGDAVSVGPPFFNRVNVPIGIILLALAGIGPVIAWRRASKRNLQRNFTLPLGIGLAVALVLWILGARHELALVTWSVCAFVLVVIAREFWKGTRARAKIGGKGHFKAFYELVTRDRRRWGGYIVHVGVVLIYFALAGAAYNVEQRAHVLPGDEVEVSSPFGDTYRLTYEGLSYADGRGDRNLRSQWTATLSVEVDGKPGGVLTSEKRLYVTAEQPTTEVGIRSTVREDLYLILSAIDDPAGPLSDEPEGQGADIQILVKPLVGWIWWGGVVLALGAVIALWPSVHFQRAAHEPS, from the coding sequence GTGACGCTCCTGGGCGAGCTCGCCCTGTGGGCCGCCCTCCCCATCGCCGCCTATGGGGCGGTCGTCGGCTTTCTCGGTGCGCGGCGTTCGGAAGGCGACCTGGTTCTCAGCGCCGAGAACACCGTCCACGTTCTCTTCCTGCTGATCGCGCTGGCTTCGGCCGGCATAGTCGCGGCCTTTCTGGGAGACCGATTCGAGTACTGGTACGTCTCCAACTACTCGAACGCCTCCCTGGACATCTTCTACAAGGCCACCGGTCTCTGGGCCGGCCAGCGCGGTTCTCTCCTCTTCTGGGCGCTCCTGCTCACCGCGTTCTCGTCGCTCTGCATCTTCCTCAACCGGAAGCGCAACCGCGAGTTCATGCCCTATGTGGCGGCCACTCTGAGTTCCGTAATCCTCTTCTTCGTAGTCGTGCTGCTCTTCGCCGACGTCAACCCGTTCGAGAAACTGCCTTTCGCGCCGGCCGACGGCAGGGGGCTGAATCCGCAGCTTCAGAATTACTGGATGACCATTCATCCGCCCATGCTGTATATCGGGTTCACCTCGTTCACGATACCGTTCGCATTCGGCATGGCCGCCCTGCTCGGCGGCCATCTCGACTCGCGCTGGATCCGGCTCACGCGCCGCTGGATCCTGGTATCGTGGCTCTTCCTCTCGGTCGGGATCATCATGGGTATGCGCTGGGCCTACGAGGAGCTGGGCTGGGGCGGCTACTGGTTCTGGGATCCGGTCGAGAACGCCTCGCTGCTTCCCTGGCTTACCGCTACGGCGTTTCTCCATTCGATTCAGATTCAGGAGCGGCGGGGCATGTTGAAGCTGTGGAACATGTCTCTCCTTCTCGTCACGTTCCTCCTCACCATCTTCGCGACCTTCCTCACCCGCTCGGGGCTCATCGAGTCCGTGCACGCCTTCGCGCAGGAGCTACGCATCGCGTATATCTTCCTCGGCTTCATGCTCCTTGTGCTCGCGGTCTGCGCCGCGCTCATCGTGTGGCGCCGCGGAGAGCTTAGAAGCGAGAACGAGGTGGGCTCCTTCCTCTCGCGCGAGTCCGCCTTTCTCTTCAACAACCTCATCCTGTTGGGGGCCGCGTTCGCGGTGATGTGGGGGACCATGTTTCCGCTCGTGTCGGAGGGGATCACCGGTGACGCGGTAAGCGTGGGACCGCCCTTCTTCAACCGGGTGAACGTCCCCATAGGGATAATTCTGCTCGCGCTGGCCGGGATCGGGCCGGTCATAGCCTGGAGACGGGCGAGCAAGCGCAACCTGCAACGCAACTTCACCCTGCCGCTGGGGATCGGCCTAGCCGTCGCTCTCGTCCTCTGGATACTGGGCGCGCGGCACGAACTTGCGCTGGTAACCTGGTCGGTGTGCGCCTTCGTTCTGGTCGTCATCGCGCGGGAGTTCTGGAAGGGAACCCGGGCCCGGGCCAAGATCGGGGGCAAGGGCCATTTCAAGGCCTTTTACGAACTGGTCACGCGAGATCGCAGACGCTGGGGGGGCTACATAGTCCATGTGGGCGTGGTGCTCATCTACTTCGCTCTCGCCGGCGCCGCGTACAACGTGGAGCAAAGGGCTCACGTGCTCCCCGGCGACGAGGTGGAGGTCTCATCACCGTTCGGCGACACCTACAGGCTCACCTACGAAGGCCTCTCCTACGCGGACGGCCGAGGGGATCGCAACCTGCGATCGCAGTGGACGGCGACCCTGTCGGTCGAGGTCGACGGGAAGCCCGGAGGAGTCCTCACCAGCGAGAAGCGACTGTACGTGACGGCCGAGCAGCCCACCACCGAGGTGGGGATTCGCTCCACGGTCCGAGAAGACCTCTACCTCATCCTCTCCGCGATCGACGATCCGGCAGGACCGTTGAGCGACGAGCCGGAGGGGCAGGGCGCCGACATCCAGATTCTGGTAAAGCCCCTGGTCGGATGGATTTGGTGGGGCGGCGTCGTGCTCGCGCTCGGCGCGGTCATCGCGCTCTGGCCGAGCGTGCACTTCCAAAGAGCGGCGCACGAACCTTCTTGA
- a CDS encoding cytochrome c maturation protein CcmE: MANKRFLIALVGVGAVVVYLGWTGISDTMVYYMTPVELAERIADDPSFRGSAVKVGGKVVPGSYRRAEGELLHQFLVADLADPSATFEVEYRDAVPDTFSDEAEVVVEGYLRDDGTFEAGTLLTKCGSRFEAAPEELMGTEAKREANYQ, encoded by the coding sequence ATGGCCAACAAGCGCTTCTTGATCGCCCTGGTCGGGGTCGGGGCCGTAGTCGTCTACCTGGGCTGGACCGGTATCAGCGACACGATGGTCTATTACATGACCCCCGTCGAGCTCGCCGAGCGGATCGCCGACGATCCGTCCTTCCGAGGGTCTGCGGTCAAGGTGGGCGGCAAGGTCGTTCCGGGCAGCTACCGGAGAGCCGAGGGCGAACTCCTCCACCAGTTCCTGGTGGCCGACCTCGCCGACCCGAGCGCGACCTTCGAGGTGGAGTACCGAGACGCCGTGCCCGACACCTTCTCCGACGAGGCGGAGGTGGTGGTCGAGGGATACCTGCGCGACGACGGCACCTTCGAGGCGGGCACCCTGCTAACCAAGTGCGGCAGCCGCTTCGAGGCGGCGCCCGAGGAACTGATGGGAACGGAGGCCAAGCGGGAGGCGAACTACCAGTGA